The Phycisphaerae bacterium genome window below encodes:
- a CDS encoding antibiotic biosynthesis monooxygenase — protein MQVPPAVRERVVKSLLRLVGPTRAMKGCTACATYVDVEDENILVYVEEWETQEALVDRLRAEDLRVLLSVMDLSSERPVVRFDTIIGTQGMEVIAAARAAAAP, from the coding sequence ATGCAGGTTCCGCCGGCCGTTCGTGAGCGGGTCGTTAAGTCGCTCCTTCGCCTGGTGGGTCCAACGCGAGCGATGAAGGGCTGCACGGCATGTGCGACGTACGTGGACGTCGAGGATGAGAACATCCTCGTATACGTCGAGGAGTGGGAAACGCAGGAGGCCCTCGTGGATCGCCTTCGGGCGGAAGATCTGAGAGTCCTGCTTTCGGTGATGGACCTCTCTTCTGAACGGCCCGTCGTACGGTTTGACACGATCATCGGAACGCAGGGGATGGAAGTCATCGCGGCGGCACGCGCCGCGGCGGCGCCCTGA
- a CDS encoding arylsulfatase, whose protein sequence is MPNTVRPGLITYDAKDPDSKFPPIEQLRPPKGAPNVLIVLIDDAGFGSSSTFGGPCQTPALDRLANSGIRYTRFHTAALCSPTRQALLTGRNHHSVGMGGITETATGAPGYCSVRPKSMAPLAETLKLNGYSTAQFGKCHEIPVWQTSPAGPFDSWPTGGGGFEYFYGFIGGEANQWYPTLYEGITPVELKKTPERGYHLLADMTDKAVKWIGQQKALTPDKPFFIYFAPGATHAPHHVPKEWADRYKGKFDQGWDKLREETFARQKELGVISADCRLTPRPKEIPAWEEMPAAMKPVLRRQMEVYAGFLEYTDHCVGQIVDTLKKLNILEDTLIYYIVGDNGASAEGTLNGAYNEMANFNGLAALETPEFLMERIDKLGGPESYNHYAVGWAHALDTPYQWTKQVASHWGGTRNGTVVHWPRGVKAKGEIRSQFTHVIDVAPTVLEAAGLPQPQSVNGIQQDPIEGISMLYSFNDANAAERHETQYFEIFGNRGIYHKGWTAVTKHRTPWVLVGQKTVPLDDDVWELYSDKDWSQANNLARQMPEKLHALQRLWLIEATRYKVLPIDDRVTEKMNPDTAGRPVLVKGKTQLLFGGMGRLSENCVLSIKNKSHSVTAEIEVPASGAEGVIVAQGANIGGWSLYAKNGKLKYCYNVAGVKHFFVESADALPAGAHQVRMEFVYAGGGLGKGGKVTLFMDGKSVGKGEIPMTQAMVFSADDGADVGEDSGAPVSPDYGPVGNRFSGEVKGVLLSITDDQNNADHLVKPEDAINAALGRQ, encoded by the coding sequence ATGCCGAACACGGTTCGGCCCGGCCTCATTACCTATGACGCGAAGGACCCGGACAGCAAGTTCCCGCCGATCGAGCAGCTTCGCCCGCCCAAGGGGGCGCCCAACGTGCTAATCGTTCTGATCGACGATGCCGGGTTCGGATCCTCCAGCACCTTCGGCGGCCCGTGCCAGACGCCGGCCCTGGACCGTCTGGCGAACAGCGGCATCCGCTACACCCGCTTTCACACTGCGGCTCTCTGCTCGCCGACCCGCCAGGCGCTGCTTACCGGACGCAATCATCATTCCGTCGGCATGGGCGGCATTACCGAGACTGCTACCGGTGCGCCGGGCTACTGTTCGGTTCGGCCCAAATCTATGGCACCCTTGGCGGAGACGCTCAAGCTCAATGGCTACTCCACCGCACAGTTCGGGAAGTGCCACGAGATACCGGTCTGGCAAACGAGCCCGGCCGGTCCTTTCGACTCCTGGCCCACAGGTGGCGGCGGCTTTGAGTACTTCTACGGGTTCATCGGCGGCGAAGCGAACCAGTGGTATCCGACGCTCTACGAGGGCATCACGCCGGTGGAGTTGAAGAAGACGCCCGAGCGAGGTTATCACCTTCTGGCGGACATGACCGACAAGGCCGTCAAATGGATCGGCCAGCAGAAGGCACTGACGCCCGACAAGCCTTTCTTCATCTACTTCGCCCCAGGCGCTACCCATGCGCCGCACCATGTGCCCAAGGAGTGGGCCGACAGATACAAAGGCAAGTTCGATCAAGGCTGGGACAAGCTGCGTGAGGAGACTTTCGCCCGCCAGAAAGAACTCGGGGTCATCTCGGCCGACTGCCGGCTCACCCCGCGTCCCAAAGAGATTCCCGCGTGGGAGGAAATGCCGGCGGCCATGAAGCCCGTCCTCCGCCGCCAGATGGAAGTATACGCGGGGTTCCTGGAGTACACCGACCATTGCGTCGGCCAGATCGTGGACACGCTCAAGAAACTGAACATTCTCGAGGATACGCTCATTTACTACATCGTTGGCGATAACGGCGCCTCGGCCGAAGGCACGCTGAATGGCGCGTACAACGAGATGGCAAACTTCAACGGCCTGGCCGCCCTGGAGACACCGGAGTTCCTCATGGAGCGGATCGACAAGCTCGGCGGGCCGGAGTCATATAACCACTACGCGGTAGGCTGGGCGCACGCCCTGGATACGCCATACCAGTGGACCAAGCAGGTCGCCTCTCACTGGGGTGGCACACGCAACGGCACCGTCGTGCACTGGCCCAGGGGTGTCAAAGCCAAGGGCGAGATTCGCTCACAGTTTACCCACGTGATTGACGTGGCCCCGACGGTCCTTGAGGCGGCCGGCCTCCCGCAGCCGCAGTCGGTGAACGGCATTCAGCAGGACCCGATCGAGGGGATCAGCATGCTCTACTCGTTCAACGACGCCAACGCCGCGGAGCGCCACGAGACGCAGTACTTCGAAATCTTCGGCAACCGCGGCATCTACCACAAGGGGTGGACCGCCGTAACCAAGCATCGGACTCCCTGGGTTCTCGTGGGCCAGAAGACCGTCCCCCTCGACGATGACGTCTGGGAACTGTACTCGGACAAGGACTGGAGTCAGGCGAACAATCTTGCCAGGCAGATGCCGGAGAAGCTCCACGCGTTGCAGCGCCTGTGGTTGATCGAGGCGACACGCTACAAGGTGCTGCCCATCGACGACAGGGTCACCGAGAAGATGAATCCTGACACCGCCGGCCGACCCGTACTGGTCAAAGGGAAGACCCAGCTCCTCTTCGGCGGCATGGGGCGTCTGTCGGAGAACTGCGTCCTCAGCATCAAGAACAAGTCGCACTCCGTCACCGCCGAGATCGAGGTGCCGGCGTCCGGAGCCGAGGGCGTGATCGTTGCCCAAGGCGCAAACATTGGTGGCTGGAGCCTCTACGCGAAGAACGGCAAGCTCAAGTACTGCTATAACGTGGCCGGCGTGAAGCACTTCTTCGTCGAGTCGGCAGACGCGCTTCCGGCGGGCGCCCACCAGGTGCGTATGGAGTTCGTTTACGCCGGCGGCGGCCTTGGCAAGGGCGGTAAGGTGACATTGTTCATGGACGGAAAGTCGGTTGGCAAAGGCGAGATTCCGATGACCCAAGCGATGGTCTTTTCCGCTGATGACGGGGCCGATGTCGGCGAGGACTCCGGCGCTCCGGTGTCCCCGGACTACGGCCCGGTGGGCAACCGCTTCAGCGGCGAAGTCAAGGGCGTGCTGCTCTCGATCACGGACGACCAGAACAACGCTGATCATCTCGTCAAGCCGGAGGACGCGATCAACGCCGCATTGGGACGGCAGTGA